A single region of the Prevotella sp. HUN102 genome encodes:
- a CDS encoding leucine-rich repeat domain-containing protein, whose protein sequence is MKKLIHNPIGSLALILMLFPLNLFAQNTITLTTNKKIGEEIKLILVYNGALTVDGLEGTPSSSSFDRNTFKITKPTITLTGNLTELDCTKSGITAIDVSKNPLLKNLICQLNEIKELNLSNNPNLKHLYCAKNSIKELDLSANPKLSKISCAENGLTSLVLKDKTELESIDCSENKISLLTLDNLPKLKHIYCYGNELTSLKLESLTELQSLKCYKNPLNTLDISKNKKLNALYCHQNNLTELDITNNPLLQRLDCYNNKIAILDVSTNKELRYLDCNDNEISELNLTENPSLSILNCNKNRLSALDIKENKSIMFLYCNENNLSEINVNNQLRLMYFHCNNNAFTVLDISKNPMLMELDCSSNRLPELNTANCTRLTKLLCGYNMLTALNMSNNTMLKELACMGNKIKGEQMTVLVNSLPNYTPAKGYGEKGALYLMDSKAAMEENSYEAKNIVNIKKKLWIPYDFNGGNATELEEPSTLIDNIKQASSMEKKTVYTINGTKLNKPFDELPNGIYIINGKKIIK, encoded by the coding sequence ATGAAAAAGCTTATTCACAATCCCATCGGCTCATTAGCCTTGATTCTTATGCTCTTCCCTTTAAATCTATTTGCTCAGAACACCATCACGCTGACCACAAACAAGAAGATTGGAGAAGAAATAAAACTTATTCTGGTCTATAACGGCGCATTGACCGTAGACGGTCTGGAGGGCACTCCAAGCTCAAGCAGCTTCGACCGCAACACGTTTAAAATAACCAAACCAACCATTACGCTGACCGGTAATCTTACAGAACTCGACTGTACAAAATCGGGAATAACTGCAATTGATGTCAGCAAAAACCCCTTACTGAAGAATTTGATTTGCCAGCTCAACGAGATTAAGGAACTAAACCTAAGCAACAATCCGAACCTGAAACACTTGTATTGTGCGAAAAATTCGATAAAAGAACTTGATTTAAGCGCGAACCCGAAGTTGTCTAAAATAAGTTGTGCCGAGAACGGTCTCACTTCATTAGTCCTAAAAGACAAAACCGAGCTTGAAAGCATAGACTGCAGTGAGAACAAGATTTCGCTGCTGACACTCGACAATCTTCCAAAACTAAAGCATATCTATTGCTATGGCAACGAACTGACATCTTTGAAACTTGAATCTCTTACGGAATTGCAGTCCCTGAAATGCTACAAGAACCCACTTAACACCCTTGATATAAGTAAAAACAAAAAGCTGAATGCTCTTTATTGCCACCAAAATAATCTTACAGAACTTGACATAACAAACAATCCATTGCTGCAACGACTGGACTGCTACAACAACAAGATAGCAATACTGGACGTGAGCACCAACAAAGAGCTGAGATATCTGGACTGCAATGATAATGAAATCAGCGAACTGAATCTGACAGAAAATCCCTCGCTTTCAATCTTGAACTGCAATAAGAACAGACTTTCAGCCTTGGATATAAAAGAAAACAAATCCATAATGTTCCTGTATTGCAACGAAAATAACCTCTCGGAAATCAACGTGAACAATCAGCTCCGCCTGATGTATTTCCATTGCAACAACAATGCTTTCACCGTCTTGGACATTAGCAAGAATCCGATGCTGATGGAATTGGATTGCAGCAGCAACAGATTGCCAGAACTCAACACGGCAAACTGCACGCGGCTTACAAAACTTCTCTGTGGATATAATATGCTGACAGCCCTAAATATGAGCAACAACACGATGCTCAAAGAACTGGCTTGTATGGGCAATAAGATAAAAGGAGAGCAAATGACGGTGCTTGTCAATTCGCTACCTAACTACACACCTGCCAAAGGATATGGAGAAAAGGGGGCACTCTATTTGATGGATTCAAAGGCTGCTATGGAAGAAAACAGCTATGAGGCAAAGAATATAGTGAATATAAAAAAGAAACTGTGGATTCCCTATGATTTCAACGGAGGAAACGCTACGGAACTCGAAGAACCAAGTACCTTGATTGATAATATCAAACAGGCATCATCGATGGAAAAGAAAACTGTCTACACAATCAACGGCACGAAACTCAACAAGCCATTTGATGAATTGCCAAACGGAATTTACATCATCAATGGGAAAAAAATAATAAAATAA
- a CDS encoding WG repeat-containing protein: MHKYLFLLFCLISAPISPLCAQEYRVAIAVARIDNTIKKAPNGKYQLWKHPDSLLIDNADSIVFKNREWYYIRKDGRQGLYDRDGKVVIPIEYDRIEQLSGYLFLIEKDGKKGVFNTDGRKILDTIFDEIENKGYEWSDKARLYVRKNGKYGLCNERGEYLAQPIYNEIKGNFYKLELVKDDGTDYLLSFKHFVSDGITILHKFVLETDGIRSKDFYIFRKDTLCGLLDEEGKVFMKPQYTKLVCRDIGYRFGTTPWLIACKGNNYGTIDIYNNVILPFQYKSIRATSIVGCLAVETETGKRFYDYETKKFINDYTFDEYHTSDLYTAIKKDGKTTLISNDTKKMMFPYKYQDVFSQFHHPYFCVKLNNLYGLVDANDKIIIPIMYEDRLWITCGDKIVIKKDGKYGIINLKNELLYGMINHIIVAYNDFFDIYDSMKENTRLDADLNVIQEAKK; this comes from the coding sequence ATGCACAAGTATCTTTTCCTCTTATTCTGCCTCATTTCGGCTCCCATCAGTCCTCTCTGCGCACAGGAATACAGAGTGGCAATAGCCGTTGCGAGGATAGACAACACCATCAAAAAAGCCCCGAACGGCAAATATCAGCTCTGGAAACATCCCGATTCGCTCCTGATAGACAATGCAGACAGCATTGTGTTCAAGAATAGAGAATGGTATTACATCCGGAAAGACGGCAGGCAAGGACTCTACGACAGAGACGGTAAAGTCGTCATTCCGATTGAATACGACCGTATCGAACAACTCTCCGGCTATCTCTTCCTCATTGAAAAGGATGGTAAGAAAGGCGTTTTCAACACGGATGGCAGGAAAATCCTCGATACAATCTTCGATGAAATCGAGAATAAAGGCTACGAATGGTCGGACAAGGCACGCCTGTACGTTCGCAAAAACGGCAAATACGGTCTCTGCAACGAACGTGGAGAATACCTCGCCCAACCCATATACAACGAAATAAAAGGAAATTTCTATAAGTTGGAACTCGTAAAAGACGACGGCACAGACTATCTGCTGTCCTTCAAGCATTTCGTTTCGGACGGCATAACCATCCTTCATAAATTTGTACTGGAAACCGACGGCATCCGTTCCAAGGATTTTTACATCTTCAGGAAAGACACGCTCTGCGGATTGCTCGACGAAGAAGGAAAGGTGTTTATGAAGCCCCAATACACAAAACTTGTATGTCGGGACATTGGTTATCGCTTTGGAACAACCCCTTGGCTCATTGCCTGCAAGGGAAATAACTACGGAACCATCGATATTTACAACAACGTGATTCTGCCTTTCCAGTATAAATCCATTCGGGCAACCTCCATTGTTGGCTGTCTGGCAGTAGAAACCGAAACCGGAAAACGGTTCTACGACTACGAAACAAAGAAATTCATCAATGATTACACCTTCGACGAATACCATACCAGCGATTTATACACCGCCATCAAAAAAGACGGCAAAACCACACTGATCAGCAACGACACGAAGAAAATGATGTTTCCCTATAAATATCAGGACGTCTTCAGTCAATTTCATCATCCTTATTTCTGCGTAAAGCTCAACAATCTGTACGGACTTGTGGATGCCAACGACAAAATAATCATCCCCATTATGTATGAAGATCGCCTCTGGATAACCTGTGGCGACAAGATTGTAATAAAGAAAGACGGCAAATACGGCATCATCAATCTGAAGAACGAGCTGCTCTACGGTATGATAAACCATATCATTGTAGCCTACAATGACTTCTTCGACATCTACGATTCTATGAAAGAAAACACCCGATTGGATGCAGATTTGAACGTTATTCAAGAGGCAAAAAAATAA